The following coding sequences are from one Lycium ferocissimum isolate CSIRO_LF1 chromosome 3, AGI_CSIRO_Lferr_CH_V1, whole genome shotgun sequence window:
- the LOC132050490 gene encoding putative lysine-specific demethylase JMJ16 isoform X7, with product MWQHLLSSSRACLPKGVIRGCYRGHNCEKVVARCRPELARIPSLDEAPVFHPTKEEFEDTLKYVASILPHVKHYGICRIVPPASWTPPCRIEEEATRYGVDTRIQRISDLQSVFFKKMKTNNRQQKILSMELKEFGSCNEHFELESGPKFKLKSFKNYANYFKRQYFVKNSPSIPDIEGEYWRIIENPTEEIEVLHGNIMETSASGFPHKTNPRDVTECPQYVESGWNLNNTPKLQDSLLRFESCNNSSILLPRLSIGMCFSSNHWRIEEQHLYLLSYIHFGAPKIFYGVPGSYRCKFEEAVKKHLPQLSVHPCLLHNLATQFSPSILTSEGIPVYRCVQKPKEFVLILPGAYHADFDSGFNCYEAVNFAPFDWLPHGQIAVERYCEKGRKTSISHDKLLFEAATEAIRALGELALWNKNSFDNLKWRAVCQSNGILTNALKTRVATEVRRRKYVCASLESQKMEDDFRATTKRECAICFYDLYLSAIGCKCSPHKYTCLLHAKQLCACAWSEKYLLIRYGIDELNIMVDALDEKVSAVHKWAKEKLGLPVSDVSKDASKDGCTVPPFEMVKVPVIFDVGLSESMSHRLTSGRTSYIQQDQKNNLDPISCSSVGSDALTHRSQSKENGQDENKVLLPKISQHTAVGENIATSSNAVRKKHLARESSSIEKNVYSFKVSNTLANICQFYG from the exons ATGTGGCAGCATTTACT TTCGTCTTCACGTGCTTGTCTTCCCAAAGGAGTGATCCGAGGATGTTACCGTGGTCACAACTGCGAGAAG GTTGTTGCAAGATGTCGTCCGGAATTAGCACGGATCCCTTCACTTGATGAGGCTCCTGTATTCCATCCCACTAAAGAG GAGTTTGAAGATACCCTCAAGTATGTCGCAAGCATCCTTCCACATGTCAAGCACTACGGAATATGCCGTATTGTTCCTCCTGCTTCCTGGACCCCACCTTGCCGCATTGAAGAAGAGGCCACGAGGTATGGAGTCGACACCCGTATCCAGCGCATTAGTGACCTCCAGAGTgtgtttttcaagaaaatgaagacGAATAATAGACAGCAAAAAATCCTAAGCATGGAACTTAAAGAATTTGGTAGCTGTAATGAACACTTTGAACTTGAAAGTGGGCCCAAGTTTAAGCTGAAATCTTTCAAGAATTACGCTAATTATTTCAAGAGGCAGTACTTTGTCAAGAATTCCCCATCTATTCCTGATATTGAAGGGGAATACTGGAGgattattgagaatccaacTGAAGAAATCGAG GTGCTCCATGGGAATATTATGGAAACTAGTGCAAGTGGGTTTCCACATAAAACGAATCCACGGGATGTAACTGAATGTCCACAATATGTGGAATCTGGTTGGAACTTAAACAATACCCCTAAGCTTCAAGATTCTCTTCTACGCTTTGAAAGTTGTAACAACTCCTCTATTTTGCTTCCCCGGCTCTCCATCGGAATGTGTTTTTCATCAAATCACTGG AGAATTGAAGAGCAGCACTTATATTTGCTATCCTACATACATTTTGGTGCCCCGAAAATATTTTATGGGGTTCCCGGGAGTTATCGTTGCAAGTTTGAGGAAGCTGTCAAGAAGCATCTGCCACAGTTGTCAGTACATCCTTGTTTGCTTCACAACCTT GCCACTCAATTCTCGCCTTCTATATTGACTTCAGAGGGTATACCTGTTTATCGTTGTGTGCAAAAACCAAAGGAGTTTGTTCTCATTCTCCCTGGAGCATACCATGCGGATTTCGATAGTGGATTTAATTGTTATGAAGCAGTAAATTTTGCTCCCTTTGACTGGTTACCACATGGTCAGATTGCTGTCGAACGGTATTGTGAGAAGGGGAGAAAGACATCAATCTCCCATGATAAGCTGCTGTTTGAAGCAGCCACAGAAGCAATTAGGGCTTTAGGAGAACTTGCACTGTGGAACAAGAATTcttttgataatttaaaatgGAGAGCAGTCTGTCAGAGCAATGGGATTTTAACAAATGCACTTAAG ACACGGGTTGCCACTGAAGTGAGAAGACGCAAATATGTGTGTGCTTCTCTTGAATCGCAAAAGATGGAGGATGACTTTCGTGCTACGACCAAACGGGAGTGCGCTATATGCTTCTATGATCTATACCTTTCGGCCATTGGCTGCAAATGTTCTCCACATAAATATACTTGTCTTCTTCATGCCAAGCAGCTTTGTGCTTGTGCTTGGAGCGAGAAGTATTTGCTTATACGGTATGGAATAGATGAGTTGAACATCATGGTTGATGCTTTGGATGAGAAG gTAAGTGCAGTTCATAAGTGGGCAAAAGAAAAACTTGGATTGCCTGTGTCCGACGTCTCTAAAGATGCCAGCAAGGATGGATGTACGGTACCTCCTTTTGAAATGGTGAAGGTACCTGTGATTTTTGATGTGGGACTCTCTGAGAGTATGTCTCACCGTTTAACCTCCGGACGAACATCATATATTCAACAGGATCAGAAAAATAATTTGGATCCAATATCTTGTTCGTCTGTTGGTTCAGATGCATTGACTCATCGATCACAATCGAAAGAAAATGGTCAAGATGAGAATAAAGTTTTATTGCCAAAAATATCACAGCATACTGCTGTTGGAGAAAATATTGCGACTTCTTCCAATGCAGTTCGCAAGAAGCATCTTGCTCGGGAGTCTTCGTCTATTGAAAAAAAT GTATATTCATTCAAGGTATCAAATACTCTTGCTAATATTTGTCAGTTCTATGGTTAA
- the LOC132050490 gene encoding putative lysine-specific demethylase JMJ16 isoform X6 yields MGAKRTRSQGESDDRKKFSIPPGYESLTSFTLKMVENSQEGPSQVASTSTIISTGKLKSSVRRRPWILDDHVDHMEEDPECEADKSSSSRACLPKGVIRGCYRGHNCEKVVARCRPELARIPSLDEAPVFHPTKEEFEDTLKYVASILPHVKHYGICRIVPPASWTPPCRIEEEATRYGVDTRIQRISDLQSVFFKKMKTNNRQQKILSMELKEFGSCNEHFELESGPKFKLKSFKNYANYFKRQYFVKNSPSIPDIEGEYWRIIENPTEEIEVLHGNIMETSASGFPHKTNPRDVTECPQYVESGWNLNNTPKLQDSLLRFESCNNSSILLPRLSIGMCFSSNHWATQFSPSILTSEGIPVYRCVQKPKEFVLILPGAYHADFDSGFNCYEAVNFAPFDWLPHGQIAVERYCEKGRKTSISHDKLLFEAATEAIRALGELALWNKNSFDNLKWRAVCQSNGILTNALKTRVATEVRRRKYVCASLESQKMEDDFRATTKRECAICFYDLYLSAIGCKCSPHKYTCLLHAKQLCACAWSEKYLLIRYGIDELNIMVDALDEKVSAVHKWAKEKLGLPVSDVSKDASKDGCTVPPFEMVKVPVIFDVGLSESMSHRLTSGRTSYIQQDQKNNLDPISCSSVGSDALTHRSQSKENGQDENKVLLPKISQHTAVGENIATSSNAVRKKHLARESSSIEKNVYSFKVSNTLANICQFYG; encoded by the exons ATGGGGGCCAAGCGCACAAGATCACAGGGTGAAAGTGACGACAGGAAAAAGTTCTCTATTCCACCCGGTTATGAATCGTTAACGTCCTTCACACTAAAGATGGTTGAAAATAGTCAGGAAGGTCCTAGCCAGGTTGCTTCTACTTCAACAATTATTAGCACAGGAAAGCTTAAGAGTTCTGTTAGGCGTAGGCCTTGGATACTTGATGATCATGTTGATCACATGGAAGAGGATCCTGAATGTGAAGCTGATAAG AGTTCGTCTTCACGTGCTTGTCTTCCCAAAGGAGTGATCCGAGGATGTTACCGTGGTCACAACTGCGAGAAG GTTGTTGCAAGATGTCGTCCGGAATTAGCACGGATCCCTTCACTTGATGAGGCTCCTGTATTCCATCCCACTAAAGAG GAGTTTGAAGATACCCTCAAGTATGTCGCAAGCATCCTTCCACATGTCAAGCACTACGGAATATGCCGTATTGTTCCTCCTGCTTCCTGGACCCCACCTTGCCGCATTGAAGAAGAGGCCACGAGGTATGGAGTCGACACCCGTATCCAGCGCATTAGTGACCTCCAGAGTgtgtttttcaagaaaatgaagacGAATAATAGACAGCAAAAAATCCTAAGCATGGAACTTAAAGAATTTGGTAGCTGTAATGAACACTTTGAACTTGAAAGTGGGCCCAAGTTTAAGCTGAAATCTTTCAAGAATTACGCTAATTATTTCAAGAGGCAGTACTTTGTCAAGAATTCCCCATCTATTCCTGATATTGAAGGGGAATACTGGAGgattattgagaatccaacTGAAGAAATCGAG GTGCTCCATGGGAATATTATGGAAACTAGTGCAAGTGGGTTTCCACATAAAACGAATCCACGGGATGTAACTGAATGTCCACAATATGTGGAATCTGGTTGGAACTTAAACAATACCCCTAAGCTTCAAGATTCTCTTCTACGCTTTGAAAGTTGTAACAACTCCTCTATTTTGCTTCCCCGGCTCTCCATCGGAATGTGTTTTTCATCAAATCACTGG GCCACTCAATTCTCGCCTTCTATATTGACTTCAGAGGGTATACCTGTTTATCGTTGTGTGCAAAAACCAAAGGAGTTTGTTCTCATTCTCCCTGGAGCATACCATGCGGATTTCGATAGTGGATTTAATTGTTATGAAGCAGTAAATTTTGCTCCCTTTGACTGGTTACCACATGGTCAGATTGCTGTCGAACGGTATTGTGAGAAGGGGAGAAAGACATCAATCTCCCATGATAAGCTGCTGTTTGAAGCAGCCACAGAAGCAATTAGGGCTTTAGGAGAACTTGCACTGTGGAACAAGAATTcttttgataatttaaaatgGAGAGCAGTCTGTCAGAGCAATGGGATTTTAACAAATGCACTTAAG ACACGGGTTGCCACTGAAGTGAGAAGACGCAAATATGTGTGTGCTTCTCTTGAATCGCAAAAGATGGAGGATGACTTTCGTGCTACGACCAAACGGGAGTGCGCTATATGCTTCTATGATCTATACCTTTCGGCCATTGGCTGCAAATGTTCTCCACATAAATATACTTGTCTTCTTCATGCCAAGCAGCTTTGTGCTTGTGCTTGGAGCGAGAAGTATTTGCTTATACGGTATGGAATAGATGAGTTGAACATCATGGTTGATGCTTTGGATGAGAAG gTAAGTGCAGTTCATAAGTGGGCAAAAGAAAAACTTGGATTGCCTGTGTCCGACGTCTCTAAAGATGCCAGCAAGGATGGATGTACGGTACCTCCTTTTGAAATGGTGAAGGTACCTGTGATTTTTGATGTGGGACTCTCTGAGAGTATGTCTCACCGTTTAACCTCCGGACGAACATCATATATTCAACAGGATCAGAAAAATAATTTGGATCCAATATCTTGTTCGTCTGTTGGTTCAGATGCATTGACTCATCGATCACAATCGAAAGAAAATGGTCAAGATGAGAATAAAGTTTTATTGCCAAAAATATCACAGCATACTGCTGTTGGAGAAAATATTGCGACTTCTTCCAATGCAGTTCGCAAGAAGCATCTTGCTCGGGAGTCTTCGTCTATTGAAAAAAAT GTATATTCATTCAAGGTATCAAATACTCTTGCTAATATTTGTCAGTTCTATGGTTAA
- the LOC132050490 gene encoding putative lysine-specific demethylase JMJ16 isoform X4, with protein MGAKRTRSQGESDDRKKFSIPPGYESLTSFTLKMVENSQEGPSQVASTSTIISTGKLKSSVRRRPWILDDHVDHMEEDPECEADKSSSSRACLPKGVIRGCYRGHNCEKVVARCRPELARIPSLDEAPVFHPTKEEFEDTLKYVASILPHVKHYGICRIVPPASWTPPCRIEEEATRYGVDTRIQRISDLQSVFFKKMKTNNRQQKILSMELKEFGSCNEHFELESGPKFKLKSFKNYANYFKRQYFVKNSPSIPDIEGEYWRIIENPTEEIEVLHGNIMETSASGFPHKTNPRDVTECPQYVESGWNLNNTPKLQDSLLRFESCNNSSILLPRLSIGMCFSSNHWRIEEQHLYLLSYIHFGAPKIFYGVPGSYRCKFEEAVKKHLPQLSVHPCLLHNLATQFSPSILTSEGIPVYRCVQKPKEFVLILPGAYHADFDSGFNCYEAVNFAPFDWLPHGQIAVERYCEKGRKTSISHDKLLFEAATEAIRALGELALWNKNSFDNLKWRAVCQSNGILTNALKTRVATEVRRRKYVCASLESQKMEDDFRATTKRECAICFYDLYLSAIGCKCSPHKYTCLLHAKQLCACAWSEKYLLIRYGIDELNIMVDALDEKVSAVHKWAKEKLGLPVSDVSKDASKDGCTVPPFEMVKVPVIFDVGLSESMSHRLTSGRTSYIQQDQKNNLDPISCSSVGSDALTHRSQSKENGQDENKVLLPKISQHTAVGENIATSSNAVRKKHLARESSSIEKNIVSGIC; from the exons ATGGGGGCCAAGCGCACAAGATCACAGGGTGAAAGTGACGACAGGAAAAAGTTCTCTATTCCACCCGGTTATGAATCGTTAACGTCCTTCACACTAAAGATGGTTGAAAATAGTCAGGAAGGTCCTAGCCAGGTTGCTTCTACTTCAACAATTATTAGCACAGGAAAGCTTAAGAGTTCTGTTAGGCGTAGGCCTTGGATACTTGATGATCATGTTGATCACATGGAAGAGGATCCTGAATGTGAAGCTGATAAG AGTTCGTCTTCACGTGCTTGTCTTCCCAAAGGAGTGATCCGAGGATGTTACCGTGGTCACAACTGCGAGAAG GTTGTTGCAAGATGTCGTCCGGAATTAGCACGGATCCCTTCACTTGATGAGGCTCCTGTATTCCATCCCACTAAAGAG GAGTTTGAAGATACCCTCAAGTATGTCGCAAGCATCCTTCCACATGTCAAGCACTACGGAATATGCCGTATTGTTCCTCCTGCTTCCTGGACCCCACCTTGCCGCATTGAAGAAGAGGCCACGAGGTATGGAGTCGACACCCGTATCCAGCGCATTAGTGACCTCCAGAGTgtgtttttcaagaaaatgaagacGAATAATAGACAGCAAAAAATCCTAAGCATGGAACTTAAAGAATTTGGTAGCTGTAATGAACACTTTGAACTTGAAAGTGGGCCCAAGTTTAAGCTGAAATCTTTCAAGAATTACGCTAATTATTTCAAGAGGCAGTACTTTGTCAAGAATTCCCCATCTATTCCTGATATTGAAGGGGAATACTGGAGgattattgagaatccaacTGAAGAAATCGAG GTGCTCCATGGGAATATTATGGAAACTAGTGCAAGTGGGTTTCCACATAAAACGAATCCACGGGATGTAACTGAATGTCCACAATATGTGGAATCTGGTTGGAACTTAAACAATACCCCTAAGCTTCAAGATTCTCTTCTACGCTTTGAAAGTTGTAACAACTCCTCTATTTTGCTTCCCCGGCTCTCCATCGGAATGTGTTTTTCATCAAATCACTGG AGAATTGAAGAGCAGCACTTATATTTGCTATCCTACATACATTTTGGTGCCCCGAAAATATTTTATGGGGTTCCCGGGAGTTATCGTTGCAAGTTTGAGGAAGCTGTCAAGAAGCATCTGCCACAGTTGTCAGTACATCCTTGTTTGCTTCACAACCTT GCCACTCAATTCTCGCCTTCTATATTGACTTCAGAGGGTATACCTGTTTATCGTTGTGTGCAAAAACCAAAGGAGTTTGTTCTCATTCTCCCTGGAGCATACCATGCGGATTTCGATAGTGGATTTAATTGTTATGAAGCAGTAAATTTTGCTCCCTTTGACTGGTTACCACATGGTCAGATTGCTGTCGAACGGTATTGTGAGAAGGGGAGAAAGACATCAATCTCCCATGATAAGCTGCTGTTTGAAGCAGCCACAGAAGCAATTAGGGCTTTAGGAGAACTTGCACTGTGGAACAAGAATTcttttgataatttaaaatgGAGAGCAGTCTGTCAGAGCAATGGGATTTTAACAAATGCACTTAAG ACACGGGTTGCCACTGAAGTGAGAAGACGCAAATATGTGTGTGCTTCTCTTGAATCGCAAAAGATGGAGGATGACTTTCGTGCTACGACCAAACGGGAGTGCGCTATATGCTTCTATGATCTATACCTTTCGGCCATTGGCTGCAAATGTTCTCCACATAAATATACTTGTCTTCTTCATGCCAAGCAGCTTTGTGCTTGTGCTTGGAGCGAGAAGTATTTGCTTATACGGTATGGAATAGATGAGTTGAACATCATGGTTGATGCTTTGGATGAGAAG gTAAGTGCAGTTCATAAGTGGGCAAAAGAAAAACTTGGATTGCCTGTGTCCGACGTCTCTAAAGATGCCAGCAAGGATGGATGTACGGTACCTCCTTTTGAAATGGTGAAGGTACCTGTGATTTTTGATGTGGGACTCTCTGAGAGTATGTCTCACCGTTTAACCTCCGGACGAACATCATATATTCAACAGGATCAGAAAAATAATTTGGATCCAATATCTTGTTCGTCTGTTGGTTCAGATGCATTGACTCATCGATCACAATCGAAAGAAAATGGTCAAGATGAGAATAAAGTTTTATTGCCAAAAATATCACAGCATACTGCTGTTGGAGAAAATATTGCGACTTCTTCCAATGCAGTTCGCAAGAAGCATCTTGCTCGGGAGTCTTCGTCTATTGAAAAAAAT attgtttcaggtatTTGTTGA
- the LOC132050490 gene encoding putative lysine-specific demethylase JMJ16 isoform X3, whose protein sequence is MGAKRTRSQGESDDRKKFSIPPGYESLTSFTLKMVENSQEGPSQVASTSTIISTGKLKSSVRRRPWILDDHVDHMEEDPECEADKSSSSRACLPKGVIRGCYRGHNCEKVVARCRPELARIPSLDEAPVFHPTKEEFEDTLKYVASILPHVKHYGICRIVPPASWTPPCRIEEEATRYGVDTRIQRISDLQSVFFKKMKTNNRQQKILSMELKEFGSCNEHFELESGPKFKLKSFKNYANYFKRQYFVKNSPSIPDIEGEYWRIIENPTEEIEVLHGNIMETSASGFPHKTNPRDVTECPQYVESGWNLNNTPKLQDSLLRFESCNNSSILLPRLSIGMCFSSNHWRIEEQHLYLLSYIHFGAPKIFYGVPGSYRCKFEEAVKKHLPQLSVHPCLLHNLATQFSPSILTSEGIPVYRCVQKPKEFVLILPGAYHADFDSGFNCYEAVNFAPFDWLPHGQIAVERYCEKGRKTSISHDKLLFEAATEAIRALGELALWNKNSFDNLKWRAVCQSNGILTNALKTRVATEVRRRKYVCASLESQKMEDDFRATTKRECAICFYDLYLSAIGCKCSPHKYTCLLHAKQLCACAWSEKYLLIRYGIDELNIMVDALDEKVSAVHKWAKEKLGLPVSDVSKDASKDGCTVPPFEMVKVPVIFDVGLSESMSHRLTSGRTSYIQQDQKNNLDPISCSSVGSDALTHRSQSKENGQDENKVLLPKISQHTAVGENIATSSNAVRKKHLARESSSIEKNGIHRYW, encoded by the exons ATGGGGGCCAAGCGCACAAGATCACAGGGTGAAAGTGACGACAGGAAAAAGTTCTCTATTCCACCCGGTTATGAATCGTTAACGTCCTTCACACTAAAGATGGTTGAAAATAGTCAGGAAGGTCCTAGCCAGGTTGCTTCTACTTCAACAATTATTAGCACAGGAAAGCTTAAGAGTTCTGTTAGGCGTAGGCCTTGGATACTTGATGATCATGTTGATCACATGGAAGAGGATCCTGAATGTGAAGCTGATAAG AGTTCGTCTTCACGTGCTTGTCTTCCCAAAGGAGTGATCCGAGGATGTTACCGTGGTCACAACTGCGAGAAG GTTGTTGCAAGATGTCGTCCGGAATTAGCACGGATCCCTTCACTTGATGAGGCTCCTGTATTCCATCCCACTAAAGAG GAGTTTGAAGATACCCTCAAGTATGTCGCAAGCATCCTTCCACATGTCAAGCACTACGGAATATGCCGTATTGTTCCTCCTGCTTCCTGGACCCCACCTTGCCGCATTGAAGAAGAGGCCACGAGGTATGGAGTCGACACCCGTATCCAGCGCATTAGTGACCTCCAGAGTgtgtttttcaagaaaatgaagacGAATAATAGACAGCAAAAAATCCTAAGCATGGAACTTAAAGAATTTGGTAGCTGTAATGAACACTTTGAACTTGAAAGTGGGCCCAAGTTTAAGCTGAAATCTTTCAAGAATTACGCTAATTATTTCAAGAGGCAGTACTTTGTCAAGAATTCCCCATCTATTCCTGATATTGAAGGGGAATACTGGAGgattattgagaatccaacTGAAGAAATCGAG GTGCTCCATGGGAATATTATGGAAACTAGTGCAAGTGGGTTTCCACATAAAACGAATCCACGGGATGTAACTGAATGTCCACAATATGTGGAATCTGGTTGGAACTTAAACAATACCCCTAAGCTTCAAGATTCTCTTCTACGCTTTGAAAGTTGTAACAACTCCTCTATTTTGCTTCCCCGGCTCTCCATCGGAATGTGTTTTTCATCAAATCACTGG AGAATTGAAGAGCAGCACTTATATTTGCTATCCTACATACATTTTGGTGCCCCGAAAATATTTTATGGGGTTCCCGGGAGTTATCGTTGCAAGTTTGAGGAAGCTGTCAAGAAGCATCTGCCACAGTTGTCAGTACATCCTTGTTTGCTTCACAACCTT GCCACTCAATTCTCGCCTTCTATATTGACTTCAGAGGGTATACCTGTTTATCGTTGTGTGCAAAAACCAAAGGAGTTTGTTCTCATTCTCCCTGGAGCATACCATGCGGATTTCGATAGTGGATTTAATTGTTATGAAGCAGTAAATTTTGCTCCCTTTGACTGGTTACCACATGGTCAGATTGCTGTCGAACGGTATTGTGAGAAGGGGAGAAAGACATCAATCTCCCATGATAAGCTGCTGTTTGAAGCAGCCACAGAAGCAATTAGGGCTTTAGGAGAACTTGCACTGTGGAACAAGAATTcttttgataatttaaaatgGAGAGCAGTCTGTCAGAGCAATGGGATTTTAACAAATGCACTTAAG ACACGGGTTGCCACTGAAGTGAGAAGACGCAAATATGTGTGTGCTTCTCTTGAATCGCAAAAGATGGAGGATGACTTTCGTGCTACGACCAAACGGGAGTGCGCTATATGCTTCTATGATCTATACCTTTCGGCCATTGGCTGCAAATGTTCTCCACATAAATATACTTGTCTTCTTCATGCCAAGCAGCTTTGTGCTTGTGCTTGGAGCGAGAAGTATTTGCTTATACGGTATGGAATAGATGAGTTGAACATCATGGTTGATGCTTTGGATGAGAAG gTAAGTGCAGTTCATAAGTGGGCAAAAGAAAAACTTGGATTGCCTGTGTCCGACGTCTCTAAAGATGCCAGCAAGGATGGATGTACGGTACCTCCTTTTGAAATGGTGAAGGTACCTGTGATTTTTGATGTGGGACTCTCTGAGAGTATGTCTCACCGTTTAACCTCCGGACGAACATCATATATTCAACAGGATCAGAAAAATAATTTGGATCCAATATCTTGTTCGTCTGTTGGTTCAGATGCATTGACTCATCGATCACAATCGAAAGAAAATGGTCAAGATGAGAATAAAGTTTTATTGCCAAAAATATCACAGCATACTGCTGTTGGAGAAAATATTGCGACTTCTTCCAATGCAGTTCGCAAGAAGCATCTTGCTCGGGAGTCTTCGTCTATTGAAAAAAAT GGGATCCATCGATATTGGTGA